A section of the Alkalispirochaeta americana genome encodes:
- a CDS encoding glycine betaine uptake BCCT transporter — MRNGVFVTSLVLVLLFVAVGIFLPAEMDLFSAAVHGWIIEHVGWAYLLSAFVFLVFSMVLAVSPFGSIRLGADTEKPQYSYFGWFSMLFAAGMGIGLIFWGVAEPMSHYLNPPEHIAGSSPEAAAFAMRYSFFHWGMHPWAIYIVMSLSIAYFSFRRGMPPLISSCFYPLLGDRIHGFWGQAIDTMAVIATVFGIVTSLGLGAMQIADGVGTILPLPSGVGTTLVIIAVVTVLYMISSMTGLDKGIQLLSRTNVFVAVALLLFVLVVGPSSYILNIFTTTLGEYFSGLVEMSLSTNPFEGYGWTRSWTLFYWAWWISWSPFVGLFVASISRGRTIREFVLGATLVPALLTFLWFSVFGGTAFAVARYEDPGFATRAVEEVSSALFILFEYLPFSPVLTILAVVLLTVFFVTSADSATFVLAMMTSRGSLDPPAGKKLLWGAVQSTAAAVLLLSGGLEALQRMAIVAALPFTGVMLLMVVSLYRGMHYEVHRERRRGG, encoded by the coding sequence ATGCGTAACGGTGTTTTTGTTACCAGCCTGGTGCTGGTTCTTCTCTTTGTAGCAGTCGGTATTTTCCTTCCTGCTGAAATGGATCTCTTCTCGGCGGCGGTCCACGGCTGGATCATCGAGCATGTAGGGTGGGCCTATCTTCTCTCGGCTTTCGTCTTTCTGGTCTTTTCGATGGTCCTGGCGGTGAGTCCCTTCGGATCAATCCGCCTGGGGGCAGATACGGAAAAACCCCAGTACAGTTACTTTGGCTGGTTCAGCATGCTTTTTGCAGCGGGAATGGGAATCGGTCTGATCTTCTGGGGGGTGGCGGAGCCCATGAGCCACTATCTGAATCCCCCTGAACATATCGCAGGATCATCGCCCGAGGCGGCTGCCTTTGCCATGCGGTACAGTTTTTTTCACTGGGGAATGCATCCTTGGGCAATCTATATCGTCATGAGCCTCTCAATCGCCTACTTCTCCTTCCGGCGCGGCATGCCCCCGCTGATTTCCAGCTGTTTCTACCCCCTTCTGGGAGATCGCATTCACGGGTTCTGGGGGCAGGCGATCGATACGATGGCCGTTATTGCCACAGTTTTTGGCATTGTCACCAGCCTTGGTCTGGGGGCGATGCAAATTGCCGATGGCGTGGGGACCATTTTGCCGCTCCCCTCGGGAGTGGGGACAACCCTGGTGATTATTGCTGTGGTCACGGTCCTTTATATGATCTCCAGCATGACCGGCCTGGACAAGGGTATTCAGCTTTTGAGCCGGACCAACGTCTTTGTGGCGGTGGCGCTCTTGCTCTTTGTTCTGGTGGTGGGGCCTTCGTCGTACATTCTGAATATTTTTACCACCACTCTGGGAGAGTATTTCTCGGGGTTGGTAGAGATGAGCCTCAGCACCAACCCCTTCGAGGGATACGGCTGGACGCGGTCCTGGACGCTTTTTTACTGGGCCTGGTGGATCTCCTGGTCTCCCTTTGTAGGGCTTTTTGTGGCGAGTATCTCCCGGGGGCGTACGATCAGGGAGTTCGTCCTGGGGGCGACTCTGGTTCCTGCGCTTCTGACGTTCCTCTGGTTCTCCGTTTTCGGCGGAACAGCCTTTGCCGTGGCTCGCTATGAGGATCCCGGGTTTGCCACCCGGGCGGTGGAAGAGGTCTCGTCGGCCCTGTTTATCCTTTTTGAATACCTTCCGTTCTCGCCGGTCCTGACGATTCTGGCGGTGGTGCTTCTCACCGTTTTCTTTGTCACCTCCGCCGATTCTGCCACTTTCGTGCTGGCCATGATGACTTCCCGGGGAAGCCTCGACCCTCCGGCTGGAAAGAAGCTCCTCTGGGGAGCTGTCCAGTCCACGGCTGCAGCGGTGCTCTTGCTCTCGGGGGGGCTTGAAGCGCTCCAGCGAATGGCTATCGTGGCGGCGCTCCCCTTCACGGGGGTGATGCTCCTTATGGTGGTGAGTCTCTACCGGGGCATGCACTACGAGGTGCACCGGGAAAGGAGACGGGGGGGGTGA
- a CDS encoding universal stress protein: MFSTALIPVNFRESLPRLRGLISFLENFGTSRVILLHVASGHQRDRWQTSLEQLRDQLQDALESSGLACDVQVSGGSAPSEVCRVAREEPVDFIALPWKRKNWLQRTLVGSFSKDVIRLSDLPVFLYKEGIYSRRSESSREAFVVLYATALQRQDEYVLPLLSWPRLKVDRLVLVHAGPRAPDPVAEHHRDQDVSRRLGALARSCDIPGCLVDTRSVTGNARREILRIARHEGARLLVVGKSEKQGSLAEMVGSVAEAVAYNAGQSVLIAGQFIAGDLGTSAASAHQVDSGDPGQPGEPENRLTPKREEGHA; encoded by the coding sequence ATGTTTAGTACAGCCCTTATTCCAGTCAACTTCCGCGAGTCTCTCCCCCGATTGAGGGGGTTGATTTCATTCCTGGAGAACTTCGGTACGAGCCGGGTGATCCTCCTCCACGTTGCATCAGGACACCAGCGGGACCGTTGGCAGACGAGCCTTGAGCAGCTGAGGGATCAGCTTCAGGATGCCCTGGAGTCTTCAGGCCTGGCCTGTGATGTCCAGGTTTCCGGTGGATCAGCCCCGTCGGAGGTGTGCCGGGTGGCCCGGGAAGAGCCAGTCGACTTTATCGCACTACCCTGGAAACGAAAGAACTGGCTGCAGCGCACTCTGGTGGGAAGTTTCTCCAAGGATGTGATCCGCCTCAGCGATCTTCCCGTGTTCCTCTACAAGGAAGGGATTTATAGCCGCAGGAGCGAGTCCTCCCGGGAGGCCTTTGTCGTTCTCTACGCCACAGCCCTGCAGCGGCAGGATGAGTATGTTCTTCCCTTGCTCTCCTGGCCCCGCCTGAAGGTGGACCGTCTGGTTCTGGTTCACGCAGGACCCAGAGCGCCGGACCCGGTGGCAGAGCACCACCGGGATCAGGACGTCTCCCGACGGCTCGGTGCCTTGGCGCGCAGTTGTGATATTCCGGGGTGTCTTGTGGATACCCGCAGCGTTACCGGCAATGCCCGGCGCGAGATCCTGCGTATTGCCCGTCACGAGGGGGCCCGCCTGCTTGTGGTGGGTAAATCGGAGAAGCAGGGAAGTCTGGCCGAGATGGTGGGCTCTGTGGCAGAGGCGGTCGCCTACAACGCAGGTCAGTCCGTTCTTATTGCAGGACAGTTTATCGCGGGGGATCTGGGGACGTCGGCGGCTTCGGCTCATCAGGTTGACTCGGGTGATCCGGGTCAGCCAGGTGAACCTGAAAATCGGCTAACCCCGAAGAGGGAGGAAGGCCATGCGTAA
- a CDS encoding HAD family hydrolase, whose protein sequence is MTNRDHLIAFDSDGCVFDNMEFKHKACFVPSFIEFFGFQDTPLQAREVWEFVNLYSTTRGINRFKGLKLSLDLARTRCAESGGDPSRELSPPPSIPPSPDLDSWIAGARQLSNASLEAEIRTSGSRELENVLAWSLDVNRRLQEGSPRPFPAAAEAVARAEQRARVCVVSQAPGTTLRRDWDSHGLSPLVEHIFSQEDGTKEEHLRRVLKEHPLPGERVLLAGDAPGDYAAAAAAGVLFFPVIPGAEEPSWEEFLREGLPRFFQGTFAGDYARDLHRRFESALPETPPWERPAQPEGT, encoded by the coding sequence ATGACGAACCGCGATCATCTGATAGCCTTCGATTCCGATGGCTGTGTTTTTGACAACATGGAATTCAAGCACAAAGCGTGCTTTGTCCCCTCTTTCATCGAATTCTTTGGATTTCAGGATACACCCCTCCAGGCCCGGGAGGTCTGGGAGTTTGTAAATCTCTACAGCACGACCCGGGGAATCAACCGTTTCAAGGGACTGAAACTCTCTCTGGATCTTGCCCGCACCAGATGTGCCGAATCAGGAGGGGATCCATCCCGGGAACTATCCCCCCCTCCCTCTATCCCCCCCTCACCGGATCTGGACTCCTGGATCGCCGGAGCACGCCAGTTGAGCAATGCCTCCCTGGAAGCAGAGATCAGAACCTCCGGCAGCAGGGAGCTGGAAAACGTCCTGGCCTGGTCTCTCGATGTGAACCGGCGGCTCCAGGAGGGATCACCCCGCCCCTTTCCCGCAGCAGCCGAAGCAGTCGCCCGGGCAGAACAGAGAGCCCGGGTATGCGTCGTCTCCCAGGCTCCCGGAACCACCCTTCGTCGAGATTGGGATTCCCACGGCCTATCCCCTCTGGTGGAGCATATTTTCTCCCAGGAAGACGGCACCAAGGAAGAGCATCTCCGACGGGTTCTGAAGGAACACCCCCTGCCGGGAGAGCGGGTTCTCCTGGCAGGCGATGCTCCGGGAGACTACGCTGCCGCCGCAGCTGCAGGGGTCCTCTTTTTTCCCGTCATACCAGGCGCGGAAGAACCATCGTGGGAGGAGTTTCTCCGGGAGGGCCTTCCCCGATTCTTTCAGGGGACCTTCGCCGGAGACTACGCCCGGGATCTTCACCGCCGCTTTGAGTCGGCCCTGCCCGAGACCCCTCCCTGGGAAAGACCCGCCCAACCTGAGGGAACCTGA
- a CDS encoding TrkH family potassium uptake protein — translation MTDRAWSAYYQRVRYLSGIVWPAALTGTALGVAAVSLLLVQGTVRPAGITPAGIVPSGVVPFLVALDVAMVILVAAEFFLGLYRAPVKRNFFRHHPVSHTLLLLFLLFLALEQRLFLTGLPWRGATVTGSYQIILIIRNLFLLSRFLDRLRKLSTVVSAVVLHPARTVAASFFFVILVGALLLMMPVATLDGRGLPLIDAVFTATSAVCVTGLIVVDTATVYTVWGQIVIMLLIQVGGLGIMILSLFTVVIMRHSISAEKQVLLSYMLSETPMSNLASSLKRIVLITFGVELAGATALFFLFAPVAENLPHQILLALFHAVSAFCNAGFALFSTSLEQFQGNPGINGVIAALIIAGGISFAVLTNLAQVIRSRIAISLFHRQERLISLTVNSRAVLLVTALVLTGSFLGFYLLEHGRAMASGGIGIQYLTSFFQAVTLRTAGFNTISLESLATATYLLMITAMFIGGAAGSTAGGLKVNNVAVIAAFLESKRRNRQQTVLFGHALTPWQISTAFSVLVFGLVSVTAGAFFLALTETGTLTDYLFESVSAFATVGLTTGLTSRLPAFGKAVVTVLMFVGRVGPLTLLAASSGEKTKTTISYPTAGISVG, via the coding sequence TTGACAGACCGCGCCTGGAGCGCCTACTATCAACGGGTGCGCTATCTGTCTGGTATCGTCTGGCCCGCAGCTCTCACCGGAACAGCCCTGGGCGTTGCAGCGGTCTCCTTGTTGCTGGTCCAGGGGACAGTCCGGCCTGCGGGAATAACTCCTGCAGGGATCGTCCCCTCGGGGGTTGTCCCATTTCTGGTCGCTCTCGATGTGGCCATGGTCATTCTGGTAGCTGCGGAGTTTTTCCTGGGTCTTTACCGTGCTCCGGTAAAACGAAACTTTTTCCGCCATCATCCGGTCTCCCACACCCTGTTGCTCCTCTTCCTGCTCTTCCTGGCCCTTGAGCAGCGGCTCTTCCTGACAGGGCTTCCCTGGAGAGGAGCCACCGTCACGGGGAGCTACCAGATTATCCTGATCATCCGAAATCTCTTTCTTCTTTCCCGGTTCCTGGATCGGCTCCGAAAGCTCTCGACGGTGGTCAGTGCTGTGGTATTGCATCCGGCCCGCACCGTGGCAGCAAGCTTTTTTTTCGTTATCCTCGTAGGGGCCTTGCTCCTGATGATGCCCGTTGCAACCCTTGACGGGAGGGGCCTGCCCCTGATCGACGCGGTTTTCACCGCCACAAGCGCAGTCTGCGTCACCGGACTGATCGTGGTCGATACCGCCACGGTCTATACCGTCTGGGGACAGATCGTCATCATGCTCCTGATCCAGGTGGGAGGACTGGGGATCATGATCCTCTCTCTCTTCACGGTGGTCATCATGCGGCACTCAATATCGGCCGAAAAGCAGGTCCTCCTCTCGTATATGCTAAGCGAAACCCCCATGTCCAATCTGGCATCATCTCTCAAACGGATCGTCCTGATTACCTTTGGGGTGGAGCTTGCCGGAGCAACGGCGCTCTTTTTTCTTTTTGCCCCCGTAGCAGAGAATCTCCCTCACCAGATTCTGCTGGCTCTTTTTCACGCCGTCTCGGCCTTCTGCAACGCCGGATTTGCCCTCTTCTCGACCTCCCTGGAGCAGTTCCAGGGAAACCCCGGGATCAACGGCGTTATCGCTGCCCTTATTATCGCAGGAGGGATCAGCTTCGCCGTGCTGACCAATTTGGCCCAGGTGATCAGAAGCAGGATAGCCATCTCTCTCTTCCATCGCCAGGAACGGCTTATTTCTCTCACGGTCAATTCCCGGGCCGTGCTTCTGGTAACCGCTCTGGTTCTCACGGGTTCGTTCCTGGGGTTTTATCTCCTGGAACACGGTCGCGCCATGGCCTCCGGGGGCATAGGGATTCAGTACCTGACGTCCTTTTTTCAGGCTGTCACCCTCAGGACAGCGGGATTCAACACGATTTCTCTCGAAAGTCTTGCCACAGCCACCTATCTGCTCATGATCACCGCCATGTTTATCGGCGGGGCCGCCGGCAGCACTGCCGGAGGACTCAAGGTAAACAACGTGGCGGTGATCGCAGCGTTTCTGGAGAGCAAACGCCGAAACCGGCAACAGACGGTCCTTTTCGGCCACGCCCTGACGCCCTGGCAGATCTCCACGGCCTTCTCGGTTCTGGTCTTCGGGCTTGTCTCGGTGACGGCAGGGGCCTTTTTTCTGGCTCTCACCGAGACGGGGACCCTCACGGACTACCTCTTTGAATCGGTCAGCGCCTTTGCCACGGTGGGACTCACCACGGGGTTGACCTCCCGGCTGCCCGCCTTCGGGAAGGCCGTCGTCACGGTGTTGATGTTCGTCGGCCGGGTGGGCCCCCTGACGCTCCTGGCCGCCTCATCCGGGGAAAAGACAAAAACAACCATATCCTACCCCACAGCGGGAATTTCTGTGGGCTGA
- a CDS encoding potassium channel family protein, with protein sequence MAKKNKPNQRVFAVFGLGIFGRKICETLTSRGAQVIAVDNQPELVERVKETVMQAFLLNSTDEESLAQLPLEDVDEAVVAMGDSVEASILTTALLKKFALPRVIARAVSTVHEQVLRQVGADEVLNLEEDAGVRLASRLVAPQVLERISISRDISVAELYTPQSITGVALAELSLRRNYEINIIAIKRITQEVDETGNPLRQEQVLFPTPTETLQETDVIHIVGRNDAIDRFRQL encoded by the coding sequence ATGGCAAAAAAAAACAAACCGAACCAGCGAGTCTTTGCGGTCTTTGGCCTGGGCATATTTGGGAGGAAGATCTGTGAGACCCTGACCTCCCGGGGTGCCCAGGTGATCGCCGTGGACAATCAGCCCGAACTGGTGGAGCGGGTGAAGGAAACGGTGATGCAGGCCTTCCTCCTGAACTCTACTGACGAAGAATCCCTGGCACAGCTTCCTCTGGAGGATGTGGATGAAGCGGTGGTGGCCATGGGAGACAGCGTGGAGGCGAGCATTCTTACCACGGCACTGCTGAAAAAGTTTGCCCTTCCCCGGGTGATTGCCCGTGCCGTGAGCACTGTCCACGAGCAGGTGCTTCGTCAGGTTGGCGCCGATGAAGTGCTGAACCTGGAAGAGGATGCCGGGGTACGCCTGGCCAGCCGGCTGGTGGCGCCCCAGGTCCTGGAGCGAATCTCCATCTCCCGGGATATCAGCGTGGCCGAGCTCTACACTCCTCAGTCTATCACGGGAGTGGCCCTGGCAGAGCTGAGCCTCCGCCGGAATTACGAGATCAATATCATCGCCATAAAGCGGATCACCCAGGAGGTGGACGAGACGGGAAACCCGCTCCGGCAGGAGCAGGTCCTCTTCCCGACCCCCACAGAAACGCTTCAGGAGACCGATGTGATTCATATCGTAGGACGGAACGATGCGATCGACCGGTTCCGACAGCTCTGA
- a CDS encoding serine/threonine protein kinase — protein MSDPAEPAHTTEPSPGSFDDLTPHVVTMAVEAFFPFSLDGTVEPYASYVNRVYGLRSDDGEPLVAKFYRPGRWSREAILEEHRFLEDLVGREVPVVAPLADEEGDTLFEVELDPAGPEGDSDGERADSDRGAGPSSGGKAFLFALFPKRGGRSFDAESDQDWLRLGAIVGRMHAAALREEALQRVRVDPRSWTGAYVEELLQSGVVHGGCAAEFEEVARSAVEQILPLFAGMPEHRLHGDCHRGNILDRPGEGLLLIDFDDMMMGPAVQDLWLLLPDHVQEARRELELLLEGYEQFRPFPREQIELIEPLRFMRMIHFLAWRARQRQDYWFREHFPQWGNEAFWIKEIEDLREQSRYF, from the coding sequence ATGAGCGACCCAGCAGAACCTGCCCATACCACAGAACCCTCTCCGGGCAGTTTTGACGATCTTACCCCCCACGTGGTGACCATGGCGGTGGAGGCGTTTTTCCCCTTTTCTCTGGATGGAACGGTTGAACCCTACGCCAGTTACGTAAACCGGGTCTACGGACTCCGTTCTGACGATGGGGAGCCCCTGGTTGCGAAGTTCTACCGGCCCGGACGGTGGAGCCGGGAGGCGATCCTGGAGGAACACCGCTTTCTTGAGGATCTGGTCGGCCGGGAGGTGCCCGTGGTGGCTCCTCTTGCCGATGAGGAGGGGGACACTCTCTTTGAGGTGGAGCTTGATCCGGCCGGCCCCGAAGGCGATTCCGACGGCGAGCGTGCTGACTCCGACCGGGGAGCGGGTCCATCCTCCGGCGGAAAGGCTTTTCTCTTTGCGCTCTTTCCCAAACGGGGGGGGCGGAGCTTCGACGCCGAAAGCGATCAGGACTGGCTTCGTCTGGGTGCTATCGTGGGAAGGATGCATGCCGCAGCGCTCCGCGAGGAGGCGCTTCAGCGTGTTCGGGTGGATCCCCGAAGCTGGACCGGCGCCTACGTGGAAGAGCTGCTCCAGAGCGGTGTGGTTCACGGGGGATGCGCCGCCGAGTTCGAGGAGGTGGCCCGATCAGCGGTGGAGCAAATCCTCCCCCTCTTTGCAGGGATGCCCGAGCACCGTCTCCACGGAGACTGTCATCGGGGCAACATCCTGGATCGGCCCGGTGAAGGGCTCCTGCTGATCGATTTTGACGACATGATGATGGGGCCTGCCGTGCAGGACCTCTGGTTGCTCCTGCCCGATCACGTTCAGGAGGCCCGACGGGAGCTGGAGTTGCTTCTGGAGGGCTACGAACAGTTTCGTCCCTTCCCGCGGGAGCAGATCGAGCTGATCGAGCCCCTGCGGTTCATGCGAATGATTCACTTTCTTGCCTGGCGAGCCCGACAGCGCCAGGACTACTGGTTCCGGGAGCATTTTCCTCAATGGGGGAACGAGGCCTTCTGGATAAAGGAGATCGAGGACCTTCGCGAGCAAAGCCGCTATTTCTGA
- a CDS encoding Tex-like N-terminal domain-containing protein, with amino-acid sequence MEENGTPIAGAVAQELGLDSAAVAGALALLAEGATIPFIARYRKERTRGLDEVQLRALADCAQRREALEKRRETILGTIRDQKKLTPDLEKAIRTAGELAVLEDLYLPYRPRRTTRADQARQAGLEPLARALLHDRSATARDLASSFQGSTLDNPQDRLAGAEDLLAEGCAANPVLRGRLRVLFARQAAVESCQAKTKSSSKTSGGQDEQYRDYYSWREPARACPAHRILALFRGETEGALRVTVRPPEDAALREVERALSAEASVSSRERRELFQRVSRDAYRRLLGPSLEKEVRKALRERAEEESTSVFAANLQDMLLAPPLGQRPVLAVDPGFRTGSKVVSLDGTGAVLEYATVYPLPPQERASDAAATLRGLAKRHGAQAVAIGNGTGGREMEHFLRSLELRDPAGELLPLVRVNEAGASVYSASPQARQEMPDLDVTIRGAVSIGRRLQDPLSELVKIDPAAVGVGQYQHDIDPGRLQEALGRTLESCVNAVGVEINTAGPALLARVSGLGPTLARAIVSYRTETGPFPERAKIQNVPGIGPRTWEQAAGFLRCRTSAHPLDRTGIHPESYPLVERMARERGCSLRDFCENPSLREGLDPEGYAREAGAFTMADILAELAMPGRDPRETFEAVSFREDVREIGDLSPGMALSGVVTNVTRFGAFVDIGVHRDGLVHLSHLADHYVRDPRDVVRVGQVLEVEVLAVDTERQRIELKRRSPGQDRKERQ; translated from the coding sequence ATGGAAGAGAACGGAACCCCCATCGCGGGGGCGGTTGCACAGGAACTGGGCCTTGATTCTGCTGCGGTGGCGGGAGCTCTGGCGTTGCTGGCCGAAGGAGCTACGATTCCCTTTATCGCTCGCTACCGCAAGGAACGGACCCGGGGGCTCGACGAGGTTCAGCTTCGGGCGCTGGCCGATTGCGCCCAGCGGCGAGAGGCCCTGGAGAAGCGCCGCGAGACCATCCTTGGGACGATCCGGGACCAGAAGAAACTCACCCCCGATCTGGAGAAGGCGATCAGGACAGCCGGTGAGCTGGCTGTCCTGGAGGATCTCTATCTGCCGTACCGTCCCCGCCGGACAACCCGGGCGGATCAGGCGCGTCAGGCAGGGCTTGAGCCCCTGGCCCGGGCTCTGCTGCACGACCGATCTGCCACGGCCCGGGATCTGGCCTCTTCCTTCCAGGGAAGCACCCTGGACAATCCCCAGGATCGCCTGGCCGGGGCGGAAGATCTCCTTGCCGAGGGATGTGCCGCAAATCCTGTCTTGAGAGGACGGCTGCGGGTTCTCTTTGCCCGTCAGGCCGCTGTGGAGAGTTGCCAGGCCAAAACGAAATCTTCGTCGAAGACCTCGGGCGGACAGGATGAACAGTACCGTGATTATTACTCCTGGCGTGAACCGGCTCGGGCCTGTCCGGCCCACCGGATTCTGGCGCTCTTTCGGGGCGAAACCGAAGGGGCCTTGCGGGTCACGGTGCGCCCTCCTGAAGATGCTGCTCTGCGGGAAGTGGAGCGGGCCTTAAGCGCCGAGGCCAGCGTCTCTTCGCGGGAACGACGAGAGCTTTTCCAGCGGGTCTCCCGGGACGCCTACCGAAGGCTCCTGGGACCGTCCCTGGAAAAGGAGGTCAGGAAAGCCCTGCGGGAACGGGCCGAGGAGGAATCAACCTCGGTCTTTGCAGCAAACCTTCAGGATATGCTTCTGGCTCCTCCCCTGGGACAGCGACCCGTTCTGGCGGTGGACCCGGGGTTTCGCACGGGGAGCAAGGTGGTCTCCCTCGATGGAACGGGAGCGGTTCTGGAATACGCCACGGTTTATCCCCTGCCACCCCAGGAGCGGGCCAGCGATGCTGCGGCAACCCTGCGAGGCCTTGCAAAACGCCATGGAGCTCAGGCAGTGGCGATCGGAAACGGTACGGGTGGACGGGAGATGGAGCACTTTCTTCGTTCTCTGGAGTTGCGAGACCCTGCGGGAGAGCTCCTGCCGCTGGTCCGGGTCAACGAGGCCGGGGCATCAGTGTACTCTGCCTCGCCCCAGGCCAGGCAGGAGATGCCCGATCTGGACGTAACGATCCGGGGTGCCGTCTCGATCGGCCGAAGGCTCCAGGATCCCCTCTCGGAACTGGTCAAGATCGATCCCGCTGCGGTGGGCGTGGGGCAATACCAGCACGATATCGACCCCGGTCGGCTGCAAGAGGCCCTGGGGCGAACCCTCGAGTCCTGCGTGAACGCCGTGGGGGTGGAGATCAACACCGCCGGCCCGGCCTTGCTGGCGCGGGTTTCCGGTCTTGGGCCAACCCTGGCACGGGCCATCGTCAGCTACAGGACGGAGACAGGGCCCTTCCCTGAACGGGCAAAAATCCAGAATGTCCCCGGGATTGGCCCCCGGACGTGGGAGCAGGCTGCGGGGTTTCTGCGCTGCCGCACCTCGGCTCACCCTCTGGACAGGACAGGAATTCACCCTGAGAGCTACCCCCTGGTTGAGCGGATGGCCCGGGAGAGAGGGTGTTCCCTTCGGGATTTTTGCGAGAACCCCTCCCTGCGTGAGGGGCTGGACCCCGAGGGTTACGCCCGGGAGGCGGGGGCCTTCACGATGGCCGATATCCTGGCGGAACTGGCTATGCCGGGCCGGGATCCGCGCGAAACCTTCGAGGCGGTCTCGTTTCGGGAGGATGTCCGGGAAATTGGTGACCTTTCGCCGGGAATGGCTCTTTCCGGGGTGGTGACCAACGTGACGCGCTTTGGGGCTTTTGTGGACATCGGTGTCCATCGGGACGGCCTTGTTCACCTGAGCCATCTGGCTGACCATTATGTGCGGGATCCCCGTGATGTGGTCCGGGTGGGGCAGGTTCTGGAAGTGGAGGTGCTCGCCGTGGATACGGAGCGGCAACGGATAGAACTGAAGCGAAGGTCCCCTGGCCAGGACCGGAAGGAACGGCAATGA